From Coturnix japonica isolate 7356 chromosome 3, Coturnix japonica 2.1, whole genome shotgun sequence, the proteins below share one genomic window:
- the MRPS5 gene encoding 28S ribosomal protein S5, mitochondrial isoform X1 yields the protein MATRSPDPPTRPRDHVSLEKAPRRGLASVPVKGSCCSYSSLAWSLQVRCSISVPQNVTVQQCRRSSFFNTSTAEELWKGALAETGVGVKKGRGKRRKKKLRKNLNRGQEIGEGRSGFLWPGLNAPLIQSGRVQALTQRKKEERDKIQSEIIQQRDAWEKKRKIKIKREGGWSGKCWGGVLLDPPDPGPNGETYEDFETRVIQVKNVFCMKAKEGRKKSIRALVAVGNGKGAAGFALGKAGDRMNALRKAKNKAIRSLHYIELYQDHTIYHDVTVKFKRTNIRMKKQNKGYGLRCHRAIITICKLIGIKDMYAKVTGSKNLINITRALFKGLTQQETHQQLANQKNLYVVEFREEQGPLPIVVALPEGPVREDPEPEDEVPDTKLEWCEVKEAQGMKKSPWANVRRTVW from the exons ATGGCGACGCGAAGCCCCGACCCGCCGACTCGTCCACGTGACCACGTGTCTCTGGAGAAAGCCCCACGCCGAG GGTTAGCTTCTGTGCCAGTGAAAGGGAGTTGCTGTTCCTATTCTAGCTTGGCATGGTCTCTCCAGGTGCGGTGTTCCATCTCTGTCCCTCAGAATGTGACAGTACAGCAATGCAGGCGAAGCAGTTTCTTCAATACAT CGACAGCTGAGGAGCTATGGAAAGGAGCTTTGGCAGAGACTGGCGTGGgagtaaagaaaggaagaggaaagagaaggaagaaaaagctgagaaagaatCTCAACAGAGGCCAGGAGATTGGGGAAG gACGCTCCGGTTTCCTCTGGCCGGGTCTTAATGCTCCTCTGATACAGAGTGGGAGAGTACAGGCCCTTACTCAGCGAAAGAAAGAAGAACGAGACAAAATTCAGTCTGAGATTATTCAACAGAGAGATgcatgggagaagaaaagaaaaataaaaattaagagaGAGGGTGGATGGAGTGGGAAGTGCTGGGGAGGTGTTCTTTTGGATCCTCCCGACCCAGGTCCTAATGGAG AAACTTATGAGGATTTTGAAACAAGAGTAATTCAG gtgaaaaatgtgttttgtatgAAGGcgaaggaaggcagaaaaaaatcaatacgTGCTTTAGTGGCTGTTGGAAATGGTAAAGGGGCTGCAG GTTTTGCACTGGGGAAAGCGGGTGACAGGATGAATGCTTTACGGAAG gcTAAGAACAAAGCAATACGTAGCTTACATTATATAGAGCTGTATCAGGACCACACAA tttacCATGATGTTACAGTGAAATTTAAACGCACAAACATTCGcatgaagaagcaaaacaaag ggTATGGTCTTCGTTGCCACCGTGCTATTATAACCATCTGCAAACTAATTGGCATTAAAGACATGTATGCCAAGGTTACTGGATCCAAAAACTTGATTAATATTACCAGAGCTCTCTTTAAAGGATTGACACAACAG GAGACTCACCAGCAATTAGCAAACCAGAAAAACCTCTACGTGGTGGAGTTCCGGGAGGAGCAAGGCCCACTGCCCATCGTTGTGGCACTGCCAGAGGGGCCTGTCCGTGAGGATCCTGAGCCTGAGGATGAGGTTCCAGACACTAAACTGGAGTGGTGTGAGGTGAAAGAAGCTCAGGGAATGAAGAAATCACCCTGGGCAAATGTTAGACGGACAgtatggtaa
- the MAL gene encoding myelin and lymphocyte protein — protein sequence MRGSFTMSSATSRASLPSGLAVFTTFPDVLFIPEMIFGGLVWILIASSRVPYAELQGWVMFVSVFCFVLTALLLFLYICGAHGDSSSWVTLDVICQQTAALLYFSASVLEAIATSITPLSLLWYRENISASVFAFVATLLYVIHIIYSLRRWKSS from the exons ATGCGGGGGAGCTTCACAATGTCCTCAGCAACTTCCAGAGCCTCTTTACCCAGCGGCCTGGCCGTCTTCACTACTTTTCCAGATGTTCTCTTCATCCCTGAAATG ATCTTTGGGGGCCTTGTCTGGATCCTCATTGCTTCCTCGAGGGTCCCATATGCTgaactgcagggctgggtgatgTTTGTCTCCGTGTTCTGCTTTGTCTTGACTGCTTTACTCCTGTTCCTCTACATATGTGGGGCGCATGgggacagcagctcctgggtCACCTTG gaTGTCATCTGCCAGCAGACAGCGGCTCTGCTCTACTTCAGTGCTTCTGTGTTGGAAGCCATCGCTACCTCTATCACACCTTTAAGTCTGCTCTGGTATCGGGAGAATATTTCTGCCTCG GTATTTGCATTCGTAGCTACTCTGTTGTACGTGATCCATATTATATACTCTCTCCGCCGATGGAAATCATCCTAA
- the MRPS5 gene encoding 28S ribosomal protein S5, mitochondrial isoform X2, whose product MAAVVAAAGRACAYGVVRAAWRGLASVPVKGSCCSYSSLAWSLQVRCSISVPQNVTVQQCRRSSFFNTSTAEELWKGALAETGVGVKKGRGKRRKKKLRKNLNRGQEIGEGRSGFLWPGLNAPLIQSGRVQALTQRKKEERDKIQSEIIQQRDAWEKKRKIKIKREGGWSGKCWGGVLLDPPDPGPNGETYEDFETRVIQVKNVFCMKAKEGRKKSIRALVAVGNGKGAAGFALGKAGDRMNALRKAKNKAIRSLHYIELYQDHTIYHDVTVKFKRTNIRMKKQNKGYGLRCHRAIITICKLIGIKDMYAKVTGSKNLINITRALFKGLTQQETHQQLANQKNLYVVEFREEQGPLPIVVALPEGPVREDPEPEDEVPDTKLEWCEVKEAQGMKKSPWANVRRTVW is encoded by the exons ATGGCGGCGGTGGTGGCAGCAGCCGGCCGGGCGTGCGCCTATGGGGTCGTGCGAGCGGCCTGGCGAG GGTTAGCTTCTGTGCCAGTGAAAGGGAGTTGCTGTTCCTATTCTAGCTTGGCATGGTCTCTCCAGGTGCGGTGTTCCATCTCTGTCCCTCAGAATGTGACAGTACAGCAATGCAGGCGAAGCAGTTTCTTCAATACAT CGACAGCTGAGGAGCTATGGAAAGGAGCTTTGGCAGAGACTGGCGTGGgagtaaagaaaggaagaggaaagagaaggaagaaaaagctgagaaagaatCTCAACAGAGGCCAGGAGATTGGGGAAG gACGCTCCGGTTTCCTCTGGCCGGGTCTTAATGCTCCTCTGATACAGAGTGGGAGAGTACAGGCCCTTACTCAGCGAAAGAAAGAAGAACGAGACAAAATTCAGTCTGAGATTATTCAACAGAGAGATgcatgggagaagaaaagaaaaataaaaattaagagaGAGGGTGGATGGAGTGGGAAGTGCTGGGGAGGTGTTCTTTTGGATCCTCCCGACCCAGGTCCTAATGGAG AAACTTATGAGGATTTTGAAACAAGAGTAATTCAG gtgaaaaatgtgttttgtatgAAGGcgaaggaaggcagaaaaaaatcaatacgTGCTTTAGTGGCTGTTGGAAATGGTAAAGGGGCTGCAG GTTTTGCACTGGGGAAAGCGGGTGACAGGATGAATGCTTTACGGAAG gcTAAGAACAAAGCAATACGTAGCTTACATTATATAGAGCTGTATCAGGACCACACAA tttacCATGATGTTACAGTGAAATTTAAACGCACAAACATTCGcatgaagaagcaaaacaaag ggTATGGTCTTCGTTGCCACCGTGCTATTATAACCATCTGCAAACTAATTGGCATTAAAGACATGTATGCCAAGGTTACTGGATCCAAAAACTTGATTAATATTACCAGAGCTCTCTTTAAAGGATTGACACAACAG GAGACTCACCAGCAATTAGCAAACCAGAAAAACCTCTACGTGGTGGAGTTCCGGGAGGAGCAAGGCCCACTGCCCATCGTTGTGGCACTGCCAGAGGGGCCTGTCCGTGAGGATCCTGAGCCTGAGGATGAGGTTCCAGACACTAAACTGGAGTGGTGTGAGGTGAAAGAAGCTCAGGGAATGAAGAAATCACCCTGGGCAAATGTTAGACGGACAgtatggtaa